GCCGACCTGCTCGCCCCCGTCTACGACCTCACCGCCGAGGGCACGTCCGTCCGCGCCGTACGGGTGGCGCCGCCCACCGGGGACAGCGGGAACGCGGGAGACACAGAGAGCACCGGGAACGCGGACGACGCGGCCCGGATCCTGCGCCGCGTCCTGGACAACGCGCACGGCAAACTCGCCAACACCTGGCGCGAGGCCCTGATCAGGGTCAGGGGAGACCTGACGAAGAAGCAGGCCAGGGCGGTCGTCACCGCCGTGGCCCCGTGGGCGGGCGACGTCACCGTCCTCGAACTGCCCGCCCACCGGCTGCTGGAGCTCCGGGCCGCGGTGGAGAGCTCCCTCAGCGCACCAGCCGACGCTGGATGACCAGACCGAGGCCGTCCATCGCGACCTGCGGATAGGTGAGATCCACCTGGCTCCCCTGGACGACGGGGGCGACCCAGCTCACCGTGACGTAGTGCCCGAGGCCGCGGACCTGGGCCCAGCTGCGCGAGCCGTCGAAGCCGTCGGGCGTGTCGGGGGCGGGCCGGACGAAGCCCCCGCTCTTGAGCGCCGCCACGAGCCTGTCGGCGGCGGCGGAGTCGGCGAGATTGAAAATCAGGAACTGGCCGGAGACCGCGCCGTCCTCGGTCTCGTAACGGGCCCGCAGCACCTGCGTGCACCCGCCGAGCACGTCCTCCGCACTCCCCCAGACCGCCTCAGCGCAGTCGGCGAGGGTCTCGGTGGTCCTGAGCGCGAGACTGGTCGTGCCCGCCGACACCGAGGGGCCGGGGAACATCTCCGCGACGGTCAGCGGCTGGGGATCGAGGACGCGGGTCGCGATGGGCGCGTAGTGGGCCGTACCGGACTCCGCGCGCAGGACCGCGGCGCGCGGGGCGGGCTCGCTCCCGAGCCACAAAAAAGCCCCCACCCCGGCGACCCCGGCCAGCACGACAACGATGATCCACTTGCGCATGAAAAAAGCTTACTTTGACATCCTCCCAGTCCTTGAAGAACCAGGATTCCTGACCGAAATCAGAGGTTCACGGTTCGTAGCCCCGCCCAACGGCTGGAGGGCTCCCCGCGCTGCCACCCCATGCCCTGGGGCGGTCGAACAATATCGGCTTGGCTATCGCCGACTCGGCCAGCTTAGCGAGACCTGCCCGCACAATCCGGCGAACGAAATGACGTACGGGAACTACTGGGCCGGGGCGGGCGCCGGGGAGGCGGCGACGATGCGGCGGAAGATCGCCTTTTCCGTGGCGCGGACCGTCAGGGACAGCGAGACGAAGTCGTCCCTCGGGCCCGGTTCCACCCCGTCGGCCCTGCCGAGCCAGACGAGGCCCGCGTAGTGCCCCATGGCGTGACCGCTGGCCTCGGTGTGGCCCGCGGCGGGGAAGGCGGCCCTGGACGCCTGGAGCGGCCGGACCCAGCCGCCCCGGTGCATGGTGGTCAGCATGGTCACCAGCGTGTCGGCGGAGGCGGTGTCGCGGAGGTTGAACAGGGTGTACTGGGCGACGTAACGGCCGTCGGCGCTGGCGTACAGGCCCCTGGCCACCTGGGTGCACCCTCCCCGGGTGAGCAGGTCGGCGAGACCCTGGCCCCAGACCGCCGCCACACAGTCGGTCTCCAGCCGCGGGCTGCCCGCCAGCCTCAGCGTGGTCCTGCCCTCCTTGAGGGTCTTCGCGAAGAGGTCCTTGGCCGTCAGCGGCTTGGGGTCGGCCTTGCTCTCCGCGATCGGCGCGAACACCTTGGAGGAGGGCCATCCCCTGTAGACGTCGGGCCGGGGTTCGGTGCCGATGACCGAGGCGGTGACCCGCTCGGGCTCGAAGTCGTTGCCGATCGCGGAGATCGCGAGGGTGAGGGCGACCGCGGCGACCAGCACCCCCGCCAGCGATCCGAACACCACCACCAGCCGCTGCTGGGTCAGGGTCAGCCCCCACTCCTCCAGCTGGGGGATGCTCCAGGGCTCCTCTTTCCTGCCGGGCTTCTTGCCGGAGGTACGGCGGCGCTTGCGCCCGGAGGCGGGGGGCGGAGTCGAGGTTGGGGTGGTCACAGTCCGGTTCCTCCCAGGAAGGTGCCCAGGGTGAAGGTAAGGCCGGCGGCGACCGCGCCGACGACGAGCTGGCGCAGCCCGCTGTACCACCAGCTGCGTGCGGTGACCCGGGAGACCAGCGCGCCCGCGCCGAACAGCGCCAGGCAGGAGATCACCGCCGAGGCCACCAGGCTGGTGACGCCGAGCAGGTACGGCAGGAGGGGCAGGAGGGCGCCCACGCCGAACGACAGGAACGAGGAGATCGCGGCGGTCCTGGGCGAGGGCAGGTCGCGGAAGGTGACGCCGAGCTCGGCCTCGGTGTGGACCTCAAGGGCCCTGTCGGGGTCCATCGAGATCTGCCGGGCCACCTCGGCCGCCACGGCGGGATCGACACCCCGCTCCTCGTAGAGCTTGGCGAGCTCCTCCAGCTCGGCCTCGGGGTGGCGTTCGAGCTCGCGCCGCTCGACGTCGATCTCGGCCAGGGCGAGCTCCCGCTGGCTGGCCACCGAGACGTACTCGCCGCCCGCCATGGAGAACGCGCCCGCGGCCAGTCCCGCGATGCCGGCCAGCAGGATGACCCTGGTGCTCGCGGCGCCGCCGGCGACACCGGCGATCAGGGCGAAGTTGGAGACGAGGCCGTCCATCGCGCCGAACACCGACGGCCGCAGCCAGCCGCCGTTGACGTCGCGGTGCCGGTGGTGCATCTCGGCACGTCCCCTGGAGGTGTCCGAGCTCACCCTGGTCCTTCGGGCGGCAGGCCCCGGGGCTCAGCGCCGGGGGGAGACGACGGGCCACCGGTCTCGGCCCCGGAGTGGAGACGCACCGGCGTGCCGGACGATCCGGCGGCGCGTCCGGGGCTCCGGGGCCTCGACCGTGGGAAGAACGTCACCGTCGTTCTTTCTCACCCTCGGGAACGACCTTGGTCGCGACCTCCTCGGGGAGATCGCCGCCCTCCGCACCCGAAGCGGTGCCGTCGGAGTCGGCGGCATCGTCGGGGACGGCCCTGTCCGAGGTCGTGCTCTCCGAAGCGGTGCCGCCCGGAACGGCCTTGTCCGAGGCGACCTTGCCGGGTTCGGCCTTGATCGGAGCGGCCTTGTCAGAGGCGACCTTGTCAGAGGCGGCGGCCGGAACCGTACGGTCCGGCTCGTCCTCGGCCCGGTCGCTCTCCACCGACTCGGCCTGGTCCGACGGATCGACCGGGCCCCCGGCCTCGACCGGCCCTTCGGCGGCGAGCGTCGCCGAGGCGGGCCGTGCCCCGTCGTCCTGCCCGGCCTCACCGTCGTTCTCGGTCTGGTCGGCCTGGTCGGACGGATGGGCCGGATCGACGGGATCTCCCGCGCCGTCCCCCGGAGCCGCCGCGGCCAGGGTGGCGGCCCCGCCCTTCGCCGAATCCGAATCCGCCTCCTCGTCCGGAGCGGTGGCCCCGTCCTCAAGGTCGGCGGGGTCGGGCACCGGGCTGACCCGCTCCTCCCCTGTCTTGTTCCTGGTGAACCAGAAGTAGGCCATCGCCCCGATGAACAGGATGATCGAGGTCCACTGGTTCAGCCGCAGGCCGAGGATGTGGTGGGCGGTGTCGACCCGCAGGCCCTCGATCCAGAAGCGGCCCACGGTGTAGCCGGCGACGTAGAGCGCGAACAGGCGGCCGTGGCGGAGCAGGTACTTGCGGCCGATCCAGATGAGGACCAGCGCCAGGCCCAGGTCCCAGATCGACTCGTACAGGAACGCGGGGTGGTAGGTGTCCTCGCCCGGCACCGTGCCCGGCCGGTCGGGGTCGATCTCCAGGCCCCACGGCAGGTCGGTGGGACTGCCGAACAGCTCCTGGTTGAAGTAGTTGCCCCAGCGGCCGATGGCCTGGGCCACCGCGATGCCGGGGGCGACGGTGTCGGCCACCGCGGTCAGGGAGATGCCCCGGCCGCGGCAGCCCAGCCAGACGCCCACGCCGCCGAGGGCGACGGCGCCCCAGATGCCCAGGCCACCGTTCCAGATGAACAGCGCCTCGATCGGCTCGTTGGGCGCGTCCGGCCCGAAGTAGAGCTGCCAGTC
This region of Streptosporangium sp. NBC_01495 genomic DNA includes:
- a CDS encoding VIT1/CCC1 transporter family protein, with the protein product MSSDTSRGRAEMHHRHRDVNGGWLRPSVFGAMDGLVSNFALIAGVAGGAASTRVILLAGIAGLAAGAFSMAGGEYVSVASQRELALAEIDVERRELERHPEAELEELAKLYEERGVDPAVAAEVARQISMDPDRALEVHTEAELGVTFRDLPSPRTAAISSFLSFGVGALLPLLPYLLGVTSLVASAVISCLALFGAGALVSRVTARSWWYSGLRQLVVGAVAAGLTFTLGTFLGGTGL
- the lgt gene encoding prolipoprotein diacylglyceryl transferase yields the protein MPLASIPSPSQGVWHLFGVVPIRAYALCIVLGVVVAVAIGERRWRARGGAPGTIVDLAVWAVPFGLVGGRLYHVITDWQLYFGPDAPNEPIEALFIWNGGLGIWGAVALGGVGVWLGCRGRGISLTAVADTVAPGIAVAQAIGRWGNYFNQELFGSPTDLPWGLEIDPDRPGTVPGEDTYHPAFLYESIWDLGLALVLIWIGRKYLLRHGRLFALYVAGYTVGRFWIEGLRVDTAHHILGLRLNQWTSIILFIGAMAYFWFTRNKTGEERVSPVPDPADLEDGATAPDEEADSDSAKGGAATLAAAAPGDGAGDPVDPAHPSDQADQTENDGEAGQDDGARPASATLAAEGPVEAGGPVDPSDQAESVESDRAEDEPDRTVPAAASDKVASDKAAPIKAEPGKVASDKAVPGGTASESTTSDRAVPDDAADSDGTASGAEGGDLPEEVATKVVPEGEKERR